Proteins found in one Methanospirillum hungatei JF-1 genomic segment:
- the modA gene encoding molybdate ABC transporter substrate-binding protein, whose translation MATLLVCGCTSSNQSDNLAQEPVKEQAVEQNSSSAKTLLVYCGAGMKEPMEEIAKVYEEKEGTKIEYTYGGSAQLLSQIELYQKGDVYMPGARSYIQSAMDKGYVDKSQDIVYHVLAIAVPKGNPGNITGVQDLVRPGVRVAIGEPSGPAVGAATKKMLEKNKLWNETEKNIVVKSGTVNELLVYVSMNQADAALIWTELFNPESMELVEIPKEIGKVDVVPIGTLTFSENKEEAEKFMNFVASDEGKEIYTKHKFEIYPLAKYGDA comes from the coding sequence ATGGCGACATTACTTGTGTGTGGATGTACTTCTAGCAATCAGTCGGATAACCTGGCACAGGAACCGGTAAAGGAGCAGGCTGTTGAACAGAATTCCTCATCTGCCAAGACACTTCTTGTCTATTGCGGGGCTGGAATGAAAGAACCAATGGAAGAGATTGCCAAGGTATATGAAGAGAAAGAAGGAACAAAAATTGAATATACCTATGGAGGATCTGCCCAGTTGCTCAGCCAGATTGAATTATATCAAAAAGGAGATGTGTACATGCCTGGTGCACGCTCGTACATTCAGTCTGCCATGGATAAGGGATATGTGGATAAATCTCAGGATATTGTATATCATGTGTTAGCGATTGCAGTCCCGAAAGGAAACCCTGGCAATATTACTGGTGTTCAGGATCTCGTACGGCCAGGTGTCAGGGTAGCAATTGGTGAACCATCCGGTCCGGCGGTTGGAGCAGCAACAAAGAAGATGCTTGAGAAGAATAAACTCTGGAATGAAACAGAGAAGAATATTGTCGTAAAATCAGGTACAGTCAATGAACTGCTGGTATATGTCTCCATGAATCAGGCAGACGCTGCACTTATCTGGACCGAACTTTTCAACCCGGAAAGTATGGAACTTGTTGAGATACCAAAAGAGATTGGTAAAGTAGATGTTGTTCCAATCGGAACTCTGACATTCTCAGAAAACAAGGAAGAGGCTGAGAAATTTATGAATTTTGTTGCCTCTGATGAAGGGAAAGAAATTTACACAAAACATAAATTTGAGATCTATCCGTTAGCCAAGTACGGGGATGCTTAA
- the ltrA gene encoding group II intron reverse transcriptase/maturase: MVVDKGSDFALTRKGADVQLVLSRRAGWIIMNEISSITQHSEDVSDKTLAKQWRKFPWKKARAFVKRLQTRIAKAVKNGNYRLAERLQYLLTHSYYAKVLAVHRVAGNKGRKSAGVDGEKWSTPQDKMRAVLSLSDKGYQAKPLRRTFIPKPQSSKMRPLSIPTMYDRAMQALFAMALTPWAETIADRTSFGFRTNRSAQDAAAYAFQCLSRKDSAQWILEGDIKGCFDNFSHSWLLTNIPMDTRVLNQFLKAGYIFDGILYRNESGTPQGGIISPTLANMALDGMEQILKERFPGKKVHLIRFADDFLVTAESKETAAQCKLVIIDFLKERGLELSEEKTRIVHIDDGFDFLGWNFRKFKGKLLIKPSKKAIAAITHKLSEVIKSAKAWKQEDLIKKLNPIIRGWAMYHKTVSSSVTFQKLDWILRNMLWTWAKRRHNNKGKKWIARKYWQPTLTRKSVFKTASVTLANFSDTKIQYRRFLKLDKNPFIDSVYFDKRPGIFLSTQKSIRMFLYCAHKSG, translated from the coding sequence ATGGTTGTGGATAAGGGTTCAGACTTTGCCCTGACCCGAAAGGGTGCTGACGTGCAGCTGGTTCTTTCACGGCGAGCAGGATGGATTATAATGAACGAGATAAGTTCAATTACGCAACACAGCGAGGACGTCTCGGACAAAACTCTTGCCAAACAATGGCGAAAATTCCCATGGAAGAAAGCAAGGGCGTTTGTCAAGCGACTCCAGACACGTATCGCAAAAGCAGTAAAGAATGGCAATTATCGGCTTGCTGAGCGTCTCCAGTACCTGCTAACTCATTCGTATTATGCCAAAGTGTTAGCAGTTCACCGGGTAGCTGGCAACAAAGGAAGAAAAAGTGCAGGAGTGGACGGAGAAAAATGGAGTACTCCTCAGGATAAGATGAGAGCAGTTCTTAGTCTTTCAGACAAGGGATATCAGGCTAAACCTCTCCGGCGAACCTTCATCCCCAAACCTCAATCGAGCAAAATGCGTCCTCTCTCCATTCCCACAATGTACGACCGTGCAATGCAGGCACTGTTTGCAATGGCTCTCACCCCATGGGCAGAAACCATAGCAGACAGAACCTCATTTGGATTCAGAACGAATCGCAGTGCACAGGATGCAGCTGCATATGCATTTCAATGTTTAAGCAGAAAAGACTCTGCCCAATGGATTCTTGAAGGCGATATCAAGGGGTGCTTTGATAATTTCTCTCACTCCTGGTTATTAACCAACATCCCCATGGATACAAGAGTTCTTAACCAATTCCTGAAAGCGGGATACATTTTTGATGGAATACTCTACCGTAATGAATCTGGAACGCCCCAAGGCGGAATTATTTCCCCAACTCTGGCTAACATGGCTCTTGACGGTATGGAACAAATTCTAAAGGAACGTTTTCCGGGAAAGAAGGTGCATCTCATTCGGTTTGCGGATGATTTCCTCGTAACGGCTGAATCAAAGGAGACTGCAGCCCAGTGTAAACTGGTCATTATCGATTTTCTTAAAGAACGTGGTCTTGAACTCTCCGAGGAGAAAACGAGAATTGTTCATATCGATGATGGTTTTGATTTTCTGGGATGGAATTTTCGAAAATTCAAGGGTAAACTCCTGATTAAACCTTCAAAGAAAGCTATTGCTGCAATCACTCATAAACTGAGCGAGGTCATTAAGTCTGCAAAAGCTTGGAAACAAGAAGACCTGATTAAAAAGTTAAATCCAATCATCCGAGGATGGGCGATGTACCATAAAACAGTATCATCAAGCGTAACCTTCCAGAAACTGGATTGGATACTCAGGAATATGCTCTGGACATGGGCGAAACGCAGACATAATAACAAAGGGAAAAAGTGGATAGCGAGGAAATACTGGCAACCTACTTTGACCCGTAAGTCTGTTTTTAAAACGGCGAGTGTAACTCTTGCAAACTTCTCGGACACGAAGATTCAATACAGAAGATTCCTTAAACTGGATAAAAACCCATTTATAGATTCTGTCTATTTTGATAAAAGACCGGGAATATTCCTTTCAACACAAAAGTCGATTCGTATGTTTCTCTATTGCGCCCATAAAAGCGGGTAG
- a CDS encoding methyltransferase produces the protein MDIPDIQRSFKPLQDLLLKKSEANILLAAIELDLFTLLEKTHSAEDIAQTHHLHKQNTIHLLNALAAFDVIQKDGDCYYNSPIAHDFLVKGNDTYLGDYLCASDPWYSIHPEKISRLVRDGPDSGANEIIMSSREFQEMQTRGSINYQRSGMAQIVVKLISSLPEYNGFSRMLDLGCGPGLLGIALILDHPTMNGVLFDQPPVAEVARRCAAEYGVSDRVTVMSGDYLNDSIGEEYDLILASMTLNYALGSFDSLMKKIYEALRPGGVFVTISDGTIRNGTKPEEMVISMLLPDLMGQNMAIHEDFIANAMLDAGFYKVRSRPVQTPVGEVECTIGKKR, from the coding sequence ATGGATATTCCTGATATTCAACGAAGTTTCAAACCTCTTCAGGATCTCCTCCTGAAGAAATCAGAGGCAAATATACTCCTTGCTGCAATTGAACTTGATCTTTTTACCCTGCTGGAAAAGACTCACTCTGCAGAAGATATTGCGCAAACACATCATCTTCACAAACAAAACACCATTCATCTTCTGAATGCACTTGCTGCGTTTGATGTGATCCAAAAAGATGGTGATTGTTACTACAATTCTCCTATTGCTCATGATTTTCTGGTAAAGGGAAATGACACCTATCTGGGTGATTATCTTTGTGCAAGTGATCCCTGGTATTCAATTCATCCAGAAAAGATCTCAAGACTCGTTCGTGATGGACCTGATAGTGGTGCGAATGAGATTATTATGAGTTCGAGGGAGTTTCAGGAGATGCAGACCCGGGGTTCTATCAATTATCAGCGGTCGGGAATGGCTCAGATAGTAGTAAAACTGATATCTTCACTTCCGGAATATAATGGCTTTTCCCGAATGCTTGATCTGGGATGTGGTCCGGGTCTTCTTGGTATTGCCCTGATCCTTGATCATCCCACCATGAATGGAGTCCTATTTGATCAACCCCCGGTTGCAGAGGTTGCGAGGCGATGTGCTGCTGAATATGGTGTGTCTGACAGAGTTACGGTCATGTCCGGAGATTACCTGAATGATTCGATAGGAGAAGAGTATGATCTCATCCTTGCTTCAATGACCCTGAATTATGCCCTTGGCTCTTTTGATTCTCTCATGAAAAAGATCTATGAGGCATTAAGACCGGGAGGAGTGTTTGTAACTATATCAGATGGAACGATACGGAATGGTACCAAACCGGAGGAGATGGTTATTTCGATGCTGCTTCCTGATCTAATGGGACAGAATATGGCTATTCATGAAGATTTTATTGCAAATGCCATGCTCGATGCTGGGTTTTATAAAGTCAGGAGCAGGCCGGTTCAGACTCCGGTTGGAGAAGTTGAGTGCACCATCGGGAAAAAACGATGA
- a CDS encoding DMT family transporter, with the protein MQPANRDAILMALLAAVLFGAVIPASRILLFDIGPVTLAGLLYLGAGAGGLLIRRFTDPEGKTEAPIRRSDIPWLVGIIAFGSIIGPILCMVGLTTTPASTASLLLNAELAFTTLIAVIGFREPLGRRGLYAIIAVVLGGFVLSYDPTGTFGLSTGSVLIILACCCWGMDNNFTRVISGKEPAQIVMIKGFVAGIFSVCLGYAIGEPAPSLTIIPVVLLIGCLGYGVSIFFVIRAMRVLGSARTGALFATAPFIGLVLSLPLPGENPGLQILISLPLMAAGAWLIATEEHSHRHIHVSSRHEHRHSHDDGHHNHHHDPAMKGVVHAHPHEHELVSHTHPHTPDLHHFHDHDKGD; encoded by the coding sequence GGTCACACTTGCCGGGCTCCTGTATCTCGGAGCCGGTGCCGGGGGGCTTTTGATCCGAAGATTTACAGATCCCGAAGGAAAAACCGAGGCTCCTATACGGAGAAGTGATATTCCCTGGCTTGTTGGGATCATAGCCTTTGGCAGCATCATCGGCCCTATCCTCTGCATGGTCGGTCTTACCACCACACCGGCATCAACTGCTTCCCTGCTCCTCAATGCTGAGTTGGCTTTTACAACCCTCATTGCGGTGATTGGATTTCGTGAACCGCTGGGAAGACGTGGGCTGTATGCAATTATTGCAGTCGTTCTTGGTGGATTTGTTTTATCATATGATCCTACAGGGACCTTTGGGCTCTCAACGGGTTCAGTCCTGATAATTCTGGCATGTTGCTGCTGGGGTATGGACAATAATTTTACCCGGGTTATATCCGGAAAGGAACCTGCCCAGATTGTCATGATCAAGGGATTTGTAGCCGGAATATTCAGTGTCTGCCTGGGGTATGCTATCGGAGAACCGGCCCCGTCCCTGACAATTATCCCGGTAGTCCTCCTCATTGGGTGCCTGGGGTATGGGGTTTCAATATTCTTTGTCATCCGGGCGATGAGAGTCCTTGGTTCTGCCAGGACCGGTGCATTATTTGCAACAGCTCCATTTATCGGTCTGGTCCTCTCTCTTCCACTCCCCGGTGAGAACCCCGGATTACAGATACTCATCAGTCTGCCCCTGATGGCAGCCGGTGCATGGCTGATTGCCACCGAAGAGCATAGTCATCGTCATATTCATGTATCGTCCAGGCATGAGCACCGGCACAGTCATGATGATGGGCATCATAATCATCACCATGATCCGGCTATGAAAGGAGTTGTCCATGCCCATCCCCATGAACATGAGCTGGTTTCCCATACACATCCTCATACCCCGGACCTGCATCATTTCCATGACCATGATAAAGGTGATTAA